In the Candidatus Nitrospira nitrosa genome, one interval contains:
- a CDS encoding glycosyltransferase family 2 protein codes for MSNSPRVSCVLAVWNGEAYLPESIRSIQAQSFHDWELIVVDDGSTDRTDQILDQFQRKDTRIRVYHQSKQGLVASLNQGILAARGEYIARMDADDISMPDRFATQLNYLDRDHNIGVCGSWIETFGVDSSEVVEYPVDDGTIRCQLLFSSSLAHPATMFRRNLIIHHRLFYDERAVHAEDYDLWARASQHTRFANIPISLLRYRIHPQQVGRRHELTTQESSQAIRLSQLLRLGINPTPEEAQLHHQISRWQLESSTTFLSATRAWFDKLRDANRLHKVYPGNEFVTVLGRRWSEICSLATQEGLQTAIAFWRAPRLAASGWSPSQHVKFVVKCLLRKDPHTKFMRMGRGAN; via the coding sequence GTGTCCAATTCACCGAGAGTCAGTTGTGTCTTAGCGGTATGGAATGGGGAGGCCTATCTTCCCGAGTCTATTCGAAGTATCCAGGCACAGTCGTTCCACGACTGGGAGCTGATCGTCGTAGACGATGGGTCTACCGATCGCACGGATCAGATTCTCGATCAATTTCAACGAAAAGATACACGCATACGGGTCTATCACCAGTCGAAACAAGGCCTCGTTGCGTCATTGAATCAAGGCATCCTGGCGGCCAGAGGTGAGTATATCGCACGGATGGATGCCGACGATATCAGTATGCCGGATCGCTTTGCGACTCAACTAAACTATTTGGATCGTGATCACAACATTGGGGTCTGCGGATCATGGATCGAAACATTTGGCGTGGACTCCTCGGAAGTGGTGGAGTATCCCGTCGATGACGGCACCATTCGCTGCCAGTTATTGTTCTCCTCATCGTTGGCTCACCCCGCTACCATGTTTCGGCGAAACCTGATCATTCATCATCGGCTCTTCTACGATGAGCGTGCAGTTCATGCCGAAGACTACGATCTATGGGCGAGAGCGTCTCAACACACCCGTTTTGCCAATATACCGATAAGCTTGCTTCGGTATCGGATACATCCGCAGCAAGTTGGCCGACGTCATGAATTGACAACCCAAGAGTCCTCACAAGCGATCCGATTGAGTCAACTTCTTCGTCTAGGCATCAACCCTACACCTGAGGAAGCACAACTACATCACCAGATCAGTCGCTGGCAGCTTGAGTCGTCAACGACATTTCTCTCGGCGACTCGTGCATGGTTTGATAAGCTGAGAGACGCGAATAGACTGCATAAGGTCTACCCAGGCAATGAGTTTGTGACGGTCTTGGGTCGACGATGGAGCGAGATATGTTCGTTGGCGACTCAGGAAGGATTGCAAACAGCGATCGCCTTTTGGCGCGCTCCGCGCTTGGCGGCCTCCGGCTGGAGCCCGAGCCAACACGTGAAGTTTGTCGTGAAATGCCTCCTCCGAAAGGATCCCCATACGAAATTCATGAGGATGGGTCGTGGCGCAAACTGA
- a CDS encoding FkbM family methyltransferase: MKRNVNSGLMSVATRLNRMLKRFDLVITRHSRLEALKQRLNAAGDSDIELLINTPPQHIADLIKYLPLSRAQNRQDMFVLSHLNFKRDGFFIEFGATNGIDHSNTYILEKNFGWTGILAEPALCWHGALQRNRQVAIDTQCVWKESNQTVPFCETDASDLSTIAVYRGEDLHTSKRAHGIRYDVPTISLQDLLIKHQAPPLIDYLSIDTEGSEFAILEHFDFERHQFRIITCEHNFTPARDKIYTLLSQNGYKRTLERVSKQDDWYVLDPCRTKVTNIPEK; encoded by the coding sequence ATGAAGCGTAACGTGAATTCTGGACTGATGTCTGTCGCGACAAGACTGAATAGGATGCTCAAGCGATTTGACCTGGTCATTACACGGCACAGTCGCCTTGAAGCGTTGAAGCAACGGCTGAACGCAGCCGGCGACAGCGATATCGAGCTCCTGATCAATACTCCTCCCCAGCACATCGCTGATCTCATCAAATATCTCCCCCTCTCCAGAGCTCAGAACAGACAGGATATGTTCGTCCTATCACATCTCAACTTTAAACGAGATGGCTTTTTTATTGAGTTTGGCGCTACCAACGGCATCGATCATTCCAATACCTACATATTAGAGAAGAATTTTGGTTGGACCGGCATTTTGGCTGAACCAGCCCTCTGTTGGCACGGAGCCTTACAAAGAAACCGCCAAGTTGCCATTGACACACAGTGCGTCTGGAAAGAGTCCAACCAGACCGTGCCATTTTGTGAAACCGATGCCTCAGATCTCTCAACAATCGCTGTCTACCGAGGAGAGGATCTTCATACGAGCAAACGTGCCCATGGCATACGGTACGACGTACCGACCATTTCACTGCAAGATTTACTCATCAAACATCAGGCCCCACCGCTCATTGACTATCTGTCGATTGATACGGAGGGAAGTGAGTTTGCCATATTGGAGCACTTTGATTTTGAACGGCACCAGTTTCGTATCATCACATGCGAACACAACTTTACCCCGGCTCGAGACAAGATTTACACCTTACTTTCTCAGAATGGGTACAAAAGAACCCTTGAACGCGTTTCGAAACAGGATGACTGGTATGTATTAGACCCATGCCGGACTAAGGTTACCAATATCCCTGAGAAATAA
- a CDS encoding glycosyltransferase family 10 domain-containing protein produces MPMKQRLRLAFTDFWEGFDCNPTGKSHFDNVLYRILAERFDIEISDNPEFLIYSVFGSNHKRFTCAKVFYTGENVRPNFGECQYAITFDYLDDDRHLRFPLSAVTLYEWGILDGFDKPVDCEQVKREKTRFCNFLFSNPNARERNTLFHKLSKYKRVDSGGRAHNNLGYYVDDKMQFLSQYKFTIAFENSEYPGYTTEKLVHPKLVNSIPIYWGNPDVHRDWNTSAFINAYEFSNVKRLIEYIMEVDRNDDLYFALLKAPHFTTPKSHHLDRQALVRFFERITHS; encoded by the coding sequence ATGCCGATGAAACAACGGTTGCGCCTGGCCTTCACGGATTTTTGGGAGGGATTTGATTGTAATCCTACGGGTAAATCGCATTTTGATAACGTGTTGTATCGAATACTGGCAGAACGCTTCGACATTGAAATCTCCGACAATCCCGAGTTCCTGATCTACAGCGTATTTGGATCTAATCATAAACGCTTTACCTGCGCCAAGGTGTTCTATACGGGCGAAAATGTCAGACCAAACTTTGGTGAATGTCAGTACGCGATCACTTTCGACTATCTTGACGATGATCGTCATCTACGCTTTCCGTTATCGGCAGTTACCTTGTACGAATGGGGTATCCTGGATGGCTTCGACAAACCCGTCGATTGCGAGCAGGTCAAGCGTGAGAAAACCAGATTCTGCAATTTTCTCTTTTCCAATCCGAACGCTCGCGAAAGAAATACATTATTTCACAAACTATCAAAGTATAAACGGGTAGATTCAGGAGGAAGAGCCCACAATAATCTGGGCTACTACGTCGACGACAAGATGCAGTTCTTAAGCCAGTATAAATTCACTATCGCCTTTGAGAATAGTGAATATCCAGGCTATACCACCGAGAAACTAGTCCATCCGAAGCTGGTCAACAGCATTCCCATCTATTGGGGCAACCCCGATGTTCATCGAGACTGGAATACAAGCGCGTTCATCAATGCCTATGAGTTCTCGAACGTCAAGCGGCTCATCGAGTACATTATGGAAGTCGATCGAAACGATGACTTGTACTTCGCCCTTTTGAAAGCACCACACTTCACGACCCCAAAGTCACACCACCTCGATCGACAGGCCCTAGTTAGATTCTTCGAACGGATCACACATTCATGA
- a CDS encoding CgeB family protein yields MRILYVAMKYDYGRRNQGPSFEHYNFYDCLLQMGHDIVYFDFMTLMQEHGRSWMNNRLMEVAKLEKPDMMFTVLFTDEFDASVLRNVTEDVGITSVNWFCDDHWRFERYSRLWAPCFRWVVTTAESALPKYAQMGYHNVIKSQWACNTFLYQRLNLPLEYDVTFIGQPYGQRRQVIEQLRHAGIHVRTWGQGWDEGRASQDEMIKIFNTSRINLNLTASYGANSDDEPEASSRKRHPFGRLFERIPLTSARKGCATGCGQSSTTSEPTVSGLTGHSTEQIKGRNFEVPGTGGFLLTQHAAHLEDYYEPGREVVSFHSTEEMIQKVRYYLTHDAERTAIAEAGYQRTLSNHTYQRRFNDIFAQIGLAEHTDPADGDQPVVAGQTHEVR; encoded by the coding sequence ATGCGTATTTTATACGTCGCAATGAAATACGACTATGGCCGTCGTAACCAGGGACCGAGTTTTGAGCACTACAATTTTTATGACTGTCTGCTCCAGATGGGGCATGACATCGTATATTTCGATTTCATGACCTTGATGCAAGAACATGGACGGTCTTGGATGAATAACCGCTTGATGGAAGTGGCCAAGCTCGAGAAGCCGGACATGATGTTCACTGTACTTTTTACGGATGAGTTCGATGCGTCGGTTCTACGCAACGTAACCGAGGACGTCGGAATTACGTCCGTCAACTGGTTCTGCGACGATCATTGGAGATTCGAACGGTACTCCCGCCTGTGGGCGCCGTGTTTCCGTTGGGTTGTGACAACGGCAGAGAGCGCGCTCCCTAAGTATGCACAAATGGGTTATCACAATGTCATCAAGAGCCAGTGGGCTTGCAACACCTTCTTGTATCAAAGATTGAACCTTCCCCTGGAGTACGATGTGACGTTTATCGGACAACCCTATGGACAACGCCGCCAGGTGATTGAGCAGTTGAGACATGCGGGTATTCATGTCAGAACTTGGGGACAGGGATGGGACGAAGGAAGAGCCTCTCAGGATGAGATGATCAAGATTTTCAACACCAGCCGCATCAACCTTAATTTGACTGCTTCCTACGGTGCGAACTCTGATGACGAGCCAGAAGCCTCTTCACGCAAGAGACACCCTTTTGGGCGGCTATTCGAGCGCATCCCGCTCACGAGTGCTAGAAAGGGGTGTGCGACCGGGTGCGGGCAAAGTTCGACGACATCCGAACCTACAGTATCTGGACTAACAGGACACAGCACCGAACAGATCAAGGGGCGTAACTTTGAGGTCCCAGGCACCGGAGGGTTTCTCCTGACGCAGCATGCGGCACATCTCGAAGACTACTATGAACCCGGCAGGGAAGTCGTCAGCTTTCACTCCACCGAGGAGATGATCCAAAAGGTTCGCTACTACCTCACACATGACGCTGAGCGCACCGCCATTGCTGAGGCTGGATACCAGCGGACGCTGAGCAACCATACCTACCAACGGCGATTCAACGACATCTTCGCACAAATTGGCCTGGCTGAGCATACCGATCCAGCTGACGGCGACCAACCAGTGGTCGCTGGACAGACTCACGAGGTGAGATGA
- a CDS encoding glycosyltransferase family 4 protein: protein MKILFCCEFYAPSVGGIQEVMRQVAERLVCRGHDVTVATSYLPTRTFKELNRVRIVEFDVSGNFVKGVEGEVAQYRQFVSTGDFDVVLINMAQQWTLDALIPVLSEIPSRKVLIPCGFSCFYEPSYAAYFYQMPNILRQFDHLIFHASDYRDIRFAQKHGMKQFSIIPNGASETEFAVEKDPAFRMRLGISDQEWLFLTVGAFTVDKGHIDLLKSYLDCNFNGQASVLLLNANTYIAEASDGHSNVPPVSSEMGKHPQNRATCDMRWNRTTGRQLLSKTYGTLSRFITGNKPDHDPLPFQEEIQSLVERLNRPETTKRVMIMDMPRTELVQAYMNADLFVFASHIEYSPLVLFEAAAAGTAFLSAHVGNAEEIAEWTGAGVIGPSVIDKKGYTRIDSKQFTARWVQLMHDEEGRRERGRHGKRNWAARFTWERITRQYETVFQQVCTAPAVTAEAFRRC, encoded by the coding sequence ATGAAGATCCTATTCTGCTGCGAATTTTATGCGCCCAGCGTCGGGGGCATTCAAGAAGTCATGCGGCAGGTCGCCGAGCGACTCGTATGCCGCGGACACGACGTCACAGTCGCAACCTCATACCTTCCAACCCGCACATTCAAGGAACTCAATAGGGTACGGATCGTGGAGTTTGATGTGTCCGGTAACTTCGTAAAGGGAGTAGAGGGCGAGGTGGCACAGTACCGGCAGTTTGTCTCGACGGGTGACTTTGATGTCGTGCTGATCAACATGGCCCAACAGTGGACTCTTGATGCATTGATTCCTGTCCTGTCCGAGATCCCTTCTCGAAAAGTACTCATACCCTGTGGGTTTTCATGCTTCTACGAGCCATCCTATGCGGCCTATTTCTATCAGATGCCGAACATCTTGCGGCAATTTGACCATCTCATCTTTCACGCATCCGATTATCGAGACATCCGCTTCGCACAGAAGCATGGGATGAAACAGTTCTCCATCATTCCAAACGGGGCGAGTGAAACGGAGTTTGCTGTTGAGAAAGACCCTGCGTTTCGAATGCGGTTGGGTATCTCGGATCAGGAATGGCTATTCCTCACCGTGGGTGCCTTTACCGTGGACAAAGGACATATTGACTTACTGAAATCCTACTTGGACTGTAATTTCAATGGGCAAGCCTCCGTATTGCTGTTGAACGCCAATACCTACATTGCCGAAGCGAGCGATGGACATTCCAATGTACCACCGGTTTCATCAGAAATGGGTAAGCACCCGCAGAACAGGGCAACCTGTGATATGCGTTGGAACAGGACAACAGGAAGACAGCTCTTGTCCAAGACATACGGAACTCTTTCCCGCTTCATTACGGGCAATAAACCTGATCACGATCCGCTACCGTTTCAAGAAGAGATACAGTCGCTCGTGGAACGACTGAACCGGCCAGAAACTACCAAGCGGGTCATGATTATGGATATGCCTCGGACGGAGCTCGTGCAAGCGTACATGAATGCCGATCTCTTTGTCTTCGCCTCCCATATTGAGTACTCCCCTCTGGTGCTTTTTGAAGCAGCAGCAGCCGGCACCGCGTTTCTCTCTGCTCACGTAGGCAATGCTGAGGAAATCGCAGAGTGGACAGGAGCCGGCGTGATTGGCCCCTCCGTCATCGATAAGAAGGGGTATACCCGAATCGATTCCAAACAATTCACTGCGCGATGGGTTCAACTCATGCATGACGAAGAGGGCAGGCGTGAGCGTGGACGACATGGGAAACGGAATTGGGCTGCCCGATTCACATGGGAACGCATCACCCGACAGTATGAAACGGTGTTTCAACAGGTTTGTACTGCTCCAGCCGTCACAGCCGAAGCATTCAGAAGGTGTTAG